A portion of the Pagrus major chromosome 8, Pma_NU_1.0 genome contains these proteins:
- the LOC141001742 gene encoding tumor necrosis factor ligand superfamily member 14-like encodes MEVSSLHMSHRVQNLSNQVQQRPFAQLIGSRNPAGENNVLQWIHRGGEAVTYNMGYNNGRLLVNMDGYYYVYCKVTVNAAENCLLIQHKVMKETQAFGKPIELMKSKR; translated from the exons ATGGAG gtgtCTTCCCTCCACATGTCTCACCGTGTCCAGAACCTGTCCAATCAGGTCCAACAGAGGCCGTTTGCTCAACTCATCG GCTCCAGGAACCCTGCGGGGGAGAACAATGTGTTGCAGTGGATACATCGAGGTGGAGAAGCCGTCACCTACAACATGGGCTACAATAACGGCCGGCTGTTGGTCAACATGGACGGTTACTACTACGTCTACTGCAAAGTGACAGTAAACGCTGCAGAGAACTGTCTGCTTATCCAGCACAAGGTCATGAAAGAGACGCAAGCGTTTGGAAAGCCGATAGAACTTATGAAGTCAAAAAGGTAA